A single region of the Lycium barbarum isolate Lr01 chromosome 2, ASM1917538v2, whole genome shotgun sequence genome encodes:
- the LOC132623692 gene encoding peroxidase 9, producing the protein MASLFGLVMFFLSCAIFQAFPVSSFTSNGLFPELYQISCPQANEIVMSVLEEAIAKDPRMAASLLRLHFHDCFVQGCDASILLDKSSAFKSEKDSGPNKNSLRGFEVIDEIKAKLEQVCPHTVSCADILALAARDSVVLSGGPYWEVPLGRRDSKTANFKKANVNIPPPNSTIQNLITLFDKQDLNVEDLVALSGGHTIGMARCVSFRQRLYNQNGDNLPDATLEKTYYNGLKSICPTSGGDNNISPLDVASPVRFDNTYFKLLLWGKGLLNSDEVLLTGNVKTTKELVKSYAENDALFFQQFAKSMVKMGNINPLTELKGEIRKNCRRVN; encoded by the exons ATGGCTTCTCTTTTTGGACTAGTAATGTTCTTTTTATCTTGTGCCATATTCCAAGCCTTTCCAGTTTCCAGTTTTACTAGTAATGGTCTATTTCCAGAGTTGTACCAGATCTCATGTCCTCAAGCAAATGAAATTGTAATGTCTGTTTTAGAAGAGGCCATTGCTAAAGATCCAAGAATGGCTGCTTCTTTGCTGAGACTTCACTTCCATGACTGCTTTGTCCAG GGATGTGATGCATCCATATTATTGGATAAGAGTAGTGCATTCAAAAGTGAAAAGGATAGTGGACCAAACAAGAATTCTTTGAGGGGATTTGAAGTGATCGATGAGATCAAAGCTAAATTAGAACAAGTTTGTCCTCACACCGTCTCTTGTGCTGACATTCTAGCCCTTGCTGCTCGTGACTCTGTCGTCCTA AGTGGTGGACCATATTGGGAAGTGCCACTAGGAAGAAGGGACTCAAAAACTGCAAATTTCAAGAAAGCAAATGTAAACATCCCTCCACCAAATTCAACAATCCAAAACCTCATAACACTCTTTGACAAACAAGACCTTAATGTAGAAGACCTTGTTGCACTTTCTG GAGGGCACACCATAGGGATGGCAAGATGTGTGTCATTTAGGCAAAGGCTATACAATCAAAATGGTGACAATTTGCCAGATGCAACTCTAGAAAAAACTTACTACAATGGTTTAAAATCAATTTGTCCAACAAGTGGTGGAGACAATAATATTTCTCCTCTAGATGTTGCATCACCAGTCAGATTTGATAACACATACTTCAAATTATTGCTATGGGGCAAAGGTCTTTTGAACTCAGATGAAGTGCTTCTTACTGGGAATGTAAAAACGACTAAGGAATTGGTGAAGAGCTATGCTGAGAATGATGCACTTTTTTTCCAACAATTCGCTAAGTCTATGGTGAAAATGGGGAATATTAATCCTTTAACTGAGctgaagggtgaaattaggaagaATTGTCGCAGAGTTAACTGA